A genomic segment from Armatimonadota bacterium encodes:
- a CDS encoding Xaa-Pro dipeptidase has translation MSLRFAHRIERLRARMDEPFVDAFLITSRPNVRYLSGFTGSAGSLLIGRDFTVLLTDKRYTLRAQKESPGFEVIVPDNPDDDILKTQLEVRGLRKVGFEASHITVKTLEGWREKYGDLGVEWVFTNGVVEELRLVKDAEEIACIREACGIVDAAFQHIQLFMQPETVEMDVAMELEFYMRRQGARRPAFDSIVASGENSAMPHAETSERRFRAGDFVVLDFGAEVHGYCSDITRTVVIGRATEEQRRIYQAVLEAQLRAIEAIQPGVKGCDIDAVARQVITDAGYGDYFTHSLGHSIGLSVHDGMGFAQKSEVVLQPGMVFTVEPGIYIEGFGGVRIEDDVLVTEDGVEVLTRAPKHLMEFPAG, from the coding sequence ATGAGCCTGCGTTTTGCTCACCGGATAGAACGCCTGAGAGCCCGAATGGATGAACCTTTTGTGGATGCTTTCCTCATTACCTCTCGCCCAAACGTGCGTTACCTGAGCGGTTTTACCGGCAGTGCGGGCTCCCTGCTCATCGGCAGGGATTTCACCGTGCTGCTTACTGACAAACGATACACTCTGCGTGCCCAGAAAGAATCGCCCGGTTTCGAAGTGATTGTTCCTGACAACCCGGACGACGATATCCTGAAGACCCAGCTGGAGGTGCGCGGGCTGCGCAAAGTCGGTTTCGAGGCGAGCCATATCACCGTCAAAACGCTGGAAGGCTGGCGCGAGAAGTACGGCGATCTGGGCGTGGAGTGGGTTTTCACCAACGGCGTGGTGGAGGAGCTGCGTCTGGTCAAAGACGCCGAGGAGATTGCCTGTATCCGCGAGGCGTGCGGTATCGTCGACGCCGCTTTCCAGCATATCCAGCTCTTTATGCAACCGGAAACAGTGGAGATGGACGTGGCGATGGAGCTGGAGTTTTATATGCGTCGACAGGGGGCACGCCGACCCGCGTTCGACAGCATCGTCGCCTCCGGGGAGAACTCTGCCATGCCCCACGCGGAAACTTCCGAGCGTCGCTTCCGAGCAGGTGATTTCGTGGTGCTGGACTTCGGTGCGGAGGTTCACGGATACTGTTCGGATATCACCCGCACGGTGGTCATCGGCAGGGCAACGGAGGAGCAACGGCGCATCTACCAGGCAGTGCTGGAGGCGCAACTGCGTGCCATCGAAGCCATCCAGCCGGGTGTCAAAGGTTGCGACATCGATGCTGTGGCACGACAGGTCATCACCGATGCAGGCTATGGGGATTACTTCACCCATTCGCTGGGACATAGCATCGGCTTGAGTGTGCATGACGGCATGGGATTCGCCCAGAAGTCGGAGGTTGTGCTGCAGCCGGGCATGGTGTTCACAGTGGAACCGGGTATCTATATTGAGGGCTTCGGCGGCGTGCGTATCGAAGATGATGTACTGGTCACGGAAGATGGAGTAGAGGTGCTGACACGTGCCCCGAAGCATCTGATGGAGTTCCCTGCTGGCTGA
- the aroQ gene encoding 3-dehydroquinate dehydratase: protein MPRVAVIHGPNLNMLGIRETEVYGHLNLEQINQRILDKAKSLSLEVRITQSNHEGEIIEAIHEALQWADALIINPGAYTHYSIAIRDAITAVRLPTVEVHLSNIYGREEFRRHSVTAPVAHGIIAGFGVMSYLMALDAVKFILEESRR, encoded by the coding sequence ATGCCACGAGTTGCTGTCATTCACGGTCCGAACCTGAACATGCTGGGGATACGGGAGACGGAGGTGTATGGCCACCTCAATCTGGAGCAGATTAACCAGCGCATCCTGGACAAGGCAAAGTCGCTGAGTCTGGAGGTACGCATCACCCAGTCCAATCACGAAGGAGAGATTATCGAAGCCATCCACGAGGCGCTCCAATGGGCGGACGCGCTGATTATTAACCCCGGTGCTTACACCCACTATAGCATCGCCATTCGGGACGCCATCACCGCAGTGCGTCTGCCAACAGTGGAGGTACATCTTTCCAATATCTACGGGCGTGAGGAGTTTCGGAGGCACTCAGTGACCGCGCCAGTGGCACACGGCATCATCGCTGGCTTTGGGGTCATGAGCTACCTCATGGCGCTGGACGCGGTGAAGTTTATCCTGGAGGAGAGCCGCCGATGA
- the guaA gene encoding GMP synthase [glutamine-hydrolyzing], translating to MPQPPNTETVLVMDFGAQYTQLIARRIRECHVFCEIIPADTPAEQIARRQPKGIVLSGGPASVYEPHAPRADMGIYRLGIPILGICYGHQLMSYQLGGVVEPSERREYGRTELTVLEPEDPLFAGFDTHLTCWMSHGDKVLQPPPGFRITAVTESTPVAAMADPARRFYGVQFHPEVHHTPFGKQLIDHFLKRVCGCTGDWTAGNFVEQASEEIRQQVGDGHVLVAVSGGVDSMTVAALVYLAIGGERLTCVFVDHGLLRAGEAEQVRETFSRLFPVHLVYVDARERFLERLKGVEDPEQKRKIIGETFIRVFEEHADELRGCEYLAQGTLYPDVIESGATKHSATIKTHHNVGGLPPDMRLKVIEPLRYLFKDEVRAVAAELGLSEEVVWRQPFPGPGLAVRIAGEVTPERLEMVRAADKIVLEEIWRAGLMREIWQSFAVLPAVRSVGVMGDQRTYAHPIVVRAVVSEDAMTADWARLPYEVLERISNRIVGEVPGINRVLYDITSKPPATIEWE from the coding sequence ATGCCGCAACCACCGAATACCGAAACCGTTCTGGTGATGGACTTTGGAGCGCAGTACACGCAGCTGATCGCGAGGCGCATTCGCGAGTGCCACGTGTTCTGTGAGATTATCCCCGCCGATACACCCGCCGAGCAGATCGCCCGCCGACAGCCCAAAGGCATCGTGCTCTCGGGAGGACCTGCCAGCGTGTATGAACCCCATGCCCCCCGTGCGGACATGGGCATCTATCGGCTGGGCATCCCGATACTGGGCATCTGCTACGGACACCAGCTGATGAGCTACCAGCTGGGCGGTGTGGTGGAGCCTTCCGAAAGGCGCGAATACGGACGCACTGAACTGACCGTGCTGGAACCCGAGGACCCCCTTTTCGCCGGGTTCGACACACACCTGACCTGCTGGATGAGCCACGGCGACAAAGTGCTGCAACCACCGCCCGGCTTTCGCATCACCGCTGTGACCGAATCCACTCCCGTCGCGGCGATGGCGGACCCGGCGCGTCGCTTCTACGGTGTGCAGTTCCATCCCGAGGTACACCACACCCCCTTCGGCAAGCAGCTGATAGACCACTTTCTGAAGCGGGTGTGCGGTTGTACCGGTGACTGGACGGCGGGCAACTTCGTAGAGCAGGCGTCGGAGGAGATACGCCAGCAGGTAGGCGACGGGCACGTGCTGGTAGCGGTGAGCGGCGGCGTGGACTCGATGACCGTGGCTGCGCTGGTGTACCTCGCCATCGGCGGTGAGAGACTAACCTGCGTGTTCGTGGACCACGGCTTGCTGCGGGCGGGTGAGGCGGAACAGGTGCGCGAAACCTTTTCGCGCCTCTTTCCCGTACACCTCGTGTATGTAGATGCCCGCGAACGGTTTCTGGAGCGGCTCAAAGGTGTGGAAGACCCTGAACAGAAACGCAAAATCATCGGCGAGACCTTCATTCGCGTCTTCGAGGAACATGCGGACGAACTGCGCGGGTGTGAATACCTCGCACAGGGCACGCTGTACCCCGACGTGATTGAAAGCGGAGCGACCAAACACTCCGCTACCATTAAAACGCACCACAACGTGGGCGGCTTGCCCCCGGACATGCGCTTGAAGGTGATTGAGCCGTTGCGTTACCTGTTTAAAGATGAGGTGCGTGCCGTCGCGGCGGAGCTGGGCTTGTCTGAGGAAGTCGTCTGGCGACAGCCCTTCCCGGGACCGGGGCTGGCGGTGCGCATCGCCGGAGAAGTCACTCCAGAGCGGCTGGAAATGGTGCGTGCGGCGGACAAAATCGTGCTGGAGGAAATCTGGCGGGCAGGGCTGATGCGCGAGATATGGCAGTCGTTCGCAGTGTTGCCTGCGGTGCGCAGCGTGGGCGTGATGGGCGACCAGCGCACCTACGCTCACCCCATCGTGGTGCGGGCAGTGGTCAGCGAGGACGCTATGACCGCCGACTGGGCACGACTGCCCTATGAGGTGCTGGAACGCATCAGCAATCGCATCGTGGGCGAGGTGCCCGGCATCAACCGCGTGCTGTACGACATCACCAGCAAGCCCCCCGCAACCATCGAGTGGGAATAG
- the hpt gene encoding hypoxanthine phosphoribosyltransferase, with protein sequence MITVASTIKPLITEEQIAERVAQLGRQIRQDYGDKNILLVGVLKGAAVFLSDLLRAIDGEVDYDFVAISSYGNGTKSSGVVRILKDLDESPIGRHVLIVEDIVDSGLTLEFLLENMRMHRTASVKVCALLDKVARRVVNVPLDYRGFEVPDVFVVGYGMDYAGLYRNLPYIGVLQEEPTE encoded by the coding sequence ATGATTACCGTAGCATCCACCATTAAGCCGCTCATCACCGAAGAACAGATCGCAGAGCGTGTGGCACAACTGGGCAGGCAAATCCGGCAGGACTATGGCGACAAGAATATCCTGCTGGTCGGAGTGCTGAAGGGAGCGGCGGTGTTTCTCTCCGACCTGCTGCGTGCCATTGACGGCGAGGTAGATTACGATTTCGTCGCCATCTCCAGCTATGGCAACGGCACAAAATCGTCAGGTGTGGTGCGCATCCTGAAAGACCTGGATGAAAGCCCCATCGGACGGCATGTGCTGATTGTGGAAGATATCGTGGACAGCGGGCTGACGCTGGAGTTCCTTCTGGAAAACATGAGGATGCACCGCACCGCCAGCGTGAAGGTTTGCGCTCTGCTGGACAAGGTGGCACGACGTGTAGTGAATGTGCCCCTTGACTATCGGGGGTTCGAGGTGCCCGACGTGTTTGTGGTCGGTTATGGTATGGACTACGCGGGACTCTACCGGAATCTGCCCTACATCGGCGTGCTGCAGGAGGAGCCCACCGAGTAA
- the rho gene encoding transcription termination factor Rho, which produces METIDLAEFDRKSLEELHTIARDRGLEVEENIRKQELIQRILQAHTDSNGQIMAEGVLEILPDGWGFLRRDINFAADGSGDIYVSQTQIKRFGLKTGDTVMGVVRPPKENEKYYGLLRVEMVNGMDPEYARHRTHFDDLTPIYPVERIRMETESKNISARLIDLIAPIGKGQRGLIVSPPKAGKTTLLKTIANSITTNHPEIVLLVLLVDERPEEVTDIRRSVKGRVVSSTFDEMPENHMRVADMVLEMAKRLVEARRDVVILLDSLTRLSRASNLTVNPSGRTLSGGLDPSALYRPKRFFGAARNIEEGGSLTVLATALVDTGSRMDDVIFEEFKGTGNMELVLDRGLAERRIFPAIDINRSGTRHEELLFSEEELRRVWKLRRMLASMEPMQAIEQLIGLLAHTSSNEEFLRVVENIKDTD; this is translated from the coding sequence ATGGAAACGATTGACCTCGCGGAGTTTGACCGCAAGTCGCTGGAAGAACTGCACACCATCGCCCGCGACAGAGGCTTGGAAGTGGAAGAGAATATCCGCAAGCAGGAGCTCATCCAGCGCATCCTGCAGGCGCATACCGACTCGAACGGGCAGATCATGGCGGAGGGTGTGCTGGAAATCCTGCCCGACGGATGGGGGTTCCTGAGGCGGGATATCAACTTCGCCGCCGACGGCAGCGGCGACATCTACGTCTCGCAAACCCAGATTAAGCGGTTCGGACTGAAGACAGGCGATACGGTGATGGGGGTCGTGCGCCCACCCAAAGAGAACGAGAAGTACTATGGCTTGCTCCGGGTGGAGATGGTCAACGGCATGGACCCCGAATACGCCCGTCACCGCACGCATTTTGACGACCTCACCCCCATCTACCCCGTCGAGCGCATTCGGATGGAGACCGAAAGCAAGAACATCTCCGCCCGACTCATCGACCTGATTGCGCCTATCGGCAAGGGGCAGCGCGGGCTGATTGTGTCGCCGCCGAAGGCAGGCAAAACCACTCTGCTGAAGACTATCGCCAACAGCATCACCACCAACCATCCTGAAATCGTGCTGCTGGTGTTGCTGGTGGACGAGCGTCCCGAAGAGGTGACCGACATCCGCCGCTCGGTGAAGGGGCGCGTGGTGAGTTCCACCTTTGACGAGATGCCCGAAAACCACATGCGCGTCGCGGACATGGTGCTGGAGATGGCAAAGCGGCTGGTGGAGGCGCGGCGCGACGTGGTGATCCTGCTGGACAGCCTCACCCGCCTGTCGCGCGCCTCCAACCTCACCGTTAACCCCAGCGGGCGTACGCTATCCGGTGGCCTGGACCCATCCGCTCTGTATCGCCCGAAGCGGTTTTTCGGAGCGGCGCGCAACATCGAAGAGGGTGGAAGCCTCACCGTGTTGGCGACCGCGCTGGTGGATACCGGCAGCCGCATGGACGACGTCATCTTTGAAGAGTTCAAGGGAACCGGCAACATGGAACTGGTGCTGGATCGCGGACTGGCAGAGCGACGTATCTTCCCCGCCATCGATATCAACCGCTCCGGCACGCGCCATGAGGAACTGCTCTTCAGCGAAGAGGAGCTGCGCCGCGTGTGGAAGCTGCGACGGATGCTGGCGTCTATGGAACCCATGCAAGCCATCGAGCAGCTTATCGGTCTGCTTGCCCATACCAGCTCGAACGAGGAGTTCCTGCGGGTGGTGGAGAATATTAAGGATACAGACTAA
- the dtd gene encoding D-aminoacyl-tRNA deacylase, translating into MRAVLQRVARAEVSVNGERVASIGRGYLVLLGVTHTDNESDARYIADKIASLRLFEDEAGKINLGITDIGGEVLVVSQFTLYADCRKGRRPSFTDAAPPEMADRLYRRVAEMLCEAGLPVQTGVFGAHMQVALVNDGPVTILLDSRKGF; encoded by the coding sequence ATGCGGGCGGTGCTACAACGGGTCGCGCGCGCCGAGGTCAGCGTGAACGGCGAGCGGGTAGCATCCATCGGCAGGGGCTACCTGGTGCTGCTGGGCGTGACGCACACCGACAACGAATCGGACGCCCGCTACATCGCCGACAAGATTGCCTCCCTGCGCCTCTTTGAGGACGAAGCGGGCAAAATCAACCTGGGCATCACCGACATCGGTGGCGAGGTGCTGGTGGTGTCGCAGTTCACGCTGTATGCGGACTGTCGTAAAGGACGTCGCCCCAGCTTCACCGACGCTGCGCCGCCGGAGATGGCAGACAGGCTGTATCGGCGGGTGGCGGAGATGCTGTGCGAGGCGGGTTTACCTGTGCAGACAGGCGTGTTTGGGGCGCACATGCAGGTCGCGCTGGTCAACGATGGACCGGTGACCATCCTGCTGGATAGCCGGAAGGGGTTTTGA
- a CDS encoding (p)ppGpp synthetase has protein sequence MNQSELEHITRDSSVELPEELLVLLDRVREYLPQADTSNIVRAYRVAEFGHRGQARKSGEPYITHPLAVAGILAELEMDVATIAAGLMHDVVEDSTDENGQSRVTLENIREAFGEEIAMLVDGVTKLTSYLDVERELEETTDQEKRKRRREIVHTAANLRKIFIAMSRDLRVMIIKLADRLHNMRTLDALSRERQIKISSETLQILAPMAHRLGIWQIKWQLEDLAFKYLEPEKYAELAARVQRTRKEREEDINEAIRMLKERLERENIRAEVHGRAKHLYSIYQKMLKEEIDLDQIYDLLAIRVIVDTVPDCYHALGVVHDLWLPIPGRFDDYIAKPKPNMYQSLHTKVIGPRQQPLEVQIRTWEMHRTADFGIAAHWQYKEGTTPQDRFEQRMRMLRQQLFEWQADGKDSAEFLRSVVESLFNDQVFAFTPKGDVIDLVAGATPVDFAYRVHTDVGNTCVGAKVNGRIVPLNYQLKNGDIVEIITRPNAHPSRDWLNFVKTPHARSKIKQYFRRQAHAENVARGKELLEREAERLGAEPRVLLHTEALEEVAKQLNLPNAEEVYAAVGDGRYSAQAVLNRLLPRVPLQPSLFPTGKVMESEARLSVDGIDNVMIRRAKCCTPLPGDDVIGYTSRGRGITLHRRSCVNVQNYLLREPERLVAVRWEEKQGACYAVSLHIEAADRTGLLSDISTVFGESRTNITAIRTISRPDGTAHIDITVEVRSVSHLHGLMDRVRRISDVLDIRRTGMMGEAA, from the coding sequence ATGAACCAGTCGGAGCTGGAACATATCACCCGGGATAGCAGCGTGGAGCTGCCGGAGGAACTTCTCGTGCTTCTGGACAGGGTGCGCGAATATCTTCCGCAGGCAGACACCAGCAACATCGTACGCGCCTATCGGGTAGCGGAGTTCGGGCATCGTGGGCAGGCGCGCAAGTCCGGGGAGCCCTATATCACCCACCCGCTGGCAGTGGCGGGCATCCTCGCCGAACTGGAAATGGATGTGGCGACCATCGCGGCAGGCTTAATGCATGACGTGGTAGAGGACAGTACGGACGAGAACGGTCAATCCCGGGTTACGCTGGAGAACATCCGCGAGGCGTTTGGCGAGGAGATAGCCATGCTGGTAGACGGGGTAACCAAATTGACCAGCTACCTGGATGTGGAGAGGGAGCTGGAGGAAACCACCGACCAGGAGAAGCGCAAGCGGAGGCGGGAGATTGTACATACCGCTGCCAACCTGCGCAAAATCTTCATTGCGATGTCGCGCGACCTGCGCGTGATGATTATCAAACTCGCCGACCGCCTGCACAATATGCGCACCCTCGATGCCCTCTCCCGCGAACGACAGATCAAAATCTCCAGCGAAACCCTGCAAATTCTTGCCCCGATGGCGCACCGACTGGGTATCTGGCAGATCAAGTGGCAGCTGGAAGACCTCGCCTTTAAGTATTTGGAACCCGAAAAGTATGCCGAGCTCGCCGCGCGGGTACAGCGCACGCGCAAGGAACGCGAAGAGGACATCAACGAAGCCATCCGTATGCTTAAGGAGCGCCTGGAAAGGGAGAACATCCGCGCGGAAGTGCACGGCAGAGCCAAGCATCTCTACAGTATCTACCAGAAGATGCTGAAGGAAGAGATTGACCTCGACCAGATTTATGACCTGCTGGCGATACGGGTGATTGTGGATACTGTACCGGACTGTTATCATGCGCTTGGTGTGGTGCATGACCTGTGGTTACCCATCCCGGGACGGTTCGACGACTATATCGCCAAGCCCAAGCCGAACATGTATCAGTCTCTGCATACCAAGGTCATCGGTCCGCGCCAGCAGCCTCTGGAGGTTCAGATACGTACCTGGGAGATGCACCGTACCGCCGATTTTGGTATCGCTGCGCACTGGCAGTATAAGGAGGGCACGACCCCGCAGGACCGGTTTGAGCAACGGATGAGAATGCTCAGACAACAGCTTTTTGAGTGGCAGGCGGACGGCAAGGACTCCGCGGAGTTTTTGCGTTCGGTGGTGGAATCGCTTTTCAACGACCAGGTGTTCGCTTTCACTCCTAAGGGAGATGTGATAGACCTCGTGGCAGGGGCGACGCCGGTGGACTTTGCCTACCGGGTGCACACCGACGTCGGGAACACCTGTGTCGGCGCAAAGGTGAACGGGCGCATCGTTCCGCTGAACTACCAGTTGAAAAACGGAGATATTGTGGAGATTATTACCCGTCCCAATGCGCACCCGAGCCGCGACTGGTTGAACTTTGTCAAGACCCCACACGCTCGCAGCAAAATCAAACAGTACTTCCGCCGGCAGGCGCACGCCGAGAACGTGGCGCGTGGTAAGGAACTGCTGGAGCGCGAAGCGGAGCGGCTGGGCGCAGAACCCAGAGTCCTGCTGCACACCGAAGCACTGGAGGAGGTGGCGAAGCAGCTGAACCTGCCGAATGCCGAAGAGGTGTACGCCGCCGTCGGGGACGGTCGCTACTCGGCGCAGGCGGTGCTCAACCGGCTTTTGCCCAGAGTGCCCTTGCAACCGTCGTTGTTCCCCACCGGCAAGGTGATGGAAAGCGAAGCCCGTCTGTCGGTGGACGGTATCGACAACGTGATGATACGACGCGCCAAGTGTTGCACGCCGCTCCCTGGCGACGACGTGATTGGTTATACCTCGCGCGGCAGGGGCATTACCCTGCATCGTCGCTCCTGTGTCAACGTCCAGAACTACTTGCTTCGAGAACCAGAACGACTGGTGGCGGTGCGTTGGGAGGAGAAGCAGGGAGCCTGTTATGCCGTTTCGCTGCATATTGAGGCAGCAGACCGCACGGGCTTGCTTTCCGATATCTCGACCGTCTTTGGCGAATCGCGCACTAATATCACTGCTATACGCACTATCTCTCGCCCCGACGGAACGGCGCATATCGATATCACGGTGGAGGTGCGCAGCGTGTCTCATCTGCACGGTCTGATGGACAGGGTGCGCCGTATCAGCGACGTGTTAGACATCCGACGCACGGGCATGATGGGGGAGGCAGCGTAA
- the recJ gene encoding single-stranded-DNA-specific exonuclease RecJ — translation MRLQREVGVSEILARLLVNRGITEPDQAERFLNPNWDDLPDPFLLPDAEIAVNRLLRAIERREKILVYGDYDVDGVTSAALWYHTLSKLRARVQAKVPHRKRDGYDIRVPVVDEAYRQGVSLILTCDCGIQAHQVVERARDLGIDVIITDHHEPGEEVPRALAVVNPHLPHSRYPFPNLSGVGVSYRLGEALVRAKGLSPQSYRQYFLDLATLGTIADVMPLMEENRVFAWYGLPAIPRSKRPGVQALLSVARVSADKPLTMRAVQFALAPRINAVGRLDDASVALEMLTTEDPQRALQLAQELEEYNRRRRSEQQRILEQALEQAAQRDIAQEWVLVLAGEEWDKGVIGIVASKVLEQYHRPTVMISVDAECGVGRGSARSIRPYDIFRAIEARRELFMECGGHTLAAGFSIRVEYIEELRRHLNQLAHEWMSAEDLLPRLDIDADIEPAEVTPDLVDEIAQLEPFGHGNPEPMFLSRGLTILEKRRVGTDGSHWKLTVRGEALPPTGCIAFGMGDYDDRFEVGDEVDMVYTPQWNEFNGRREIQLQVHDIRHSSGIME, via the coding sequence GTGAGGCTCCAGCGAGAGGTTGGGGTCAGCGAGATACTGGCGCGTCTGCTGGTCAATCGGGGCATCACCGAACCCGACCAGGCGGAGCGTTTCCTGAACCCCAATTGGGATGACCTGCCAGACCCCTTCCTGCTGCCTGATGCGGAGATTGCGGTCAACCGTCTGCTGCGGGCGATAGAGCGTAGAGAGAAGATACTGGTTTACGGCGACTATGACGTGGACGGCGTCACCAGTGCGGCGCTCTGGTATCATACGCTCAGTAAACTGCGGGCACGTGTGCAGGCGAAGGTGCCCCACCGCAAGCGTGACGGCTATGATATCCGGGTGCCGGTGGTGGACGAAGCCTATCGGCAGGGGGTATCGCTGATCCTGACCTGCGACTGTGGCATCCAGGCGCATCAGGTGGTGGAACGTGCTCGCGATTTAGGCATCGACGTGATTATCACCGACCATCACGAGCCGGGTGAAGAGGTGCCCCGCGCTCTGGCGGTGGTGAACCCGCATCTACCGCATTCGCGCTATCCCTTCCCCAACCTCAGCGGGGTGGGGGTGAGTTATCGTCTGGGGGAGGCACTGGTGCGTGCGAAGGGGCTTTCCCCGCAGAGCTATCGCCAGTACTTTCTGGACCTCGCTACGCTGGGCACCATCGCCGATGTCATGCCCTTGATGGAAGAGAACCGTGTGTTCGCTTGGTATGGTCTGCCGGCGATACCCCGTTCGAAGCGACCGGGCGTGCAGGCGTTGCTTTCGGTGGCGCGTGTGTCTGCAGACAAGCCACTGACTATGCGGGCGGTGCAGTTTGCGCTGGCACCGCGTATCAATGCCGTTGGCAGGCTGGATGATGCCTCGGTGGCGCTGGAGATGCTGACGACCGAAGACCCCCAAAGAGCGTTGCAGCTGGCGCAGGAGCTGGAGGAGTACAATCGGCGCAGACGTAGCGAACAGCAGCGCATCCTGGAACAGGCGTTGGAACAGGCGGCACAGCGTGACATCGCTCAGGAGTGGGTGCTGGTGCTTGCTGGGGAAGAGTGGGACAAAGGCGTGATCGGCATTGTGGCGAGCAAAGTGCTGGAGCAGTACCATCGCCCGACGGTGATGATTTCGGTGGATGCGGAGTGTGGGGTAGGGAGGGGCTCCGCTCGCAGTATTCGTCCCTATGACATCTTCCGAGCCATCGAGGCGCGGCGTGAGCTGTTCATGGAGTGTGGTGGACACACGCTGGCAGCGGGCTTTTCCATTCGGGTGGAGTATATCGAGGAGTTGCGTCGGCATCTGAACCAGCTCGCTCACGAGTGGATGTCTGCCGAAGACCTGTTGCCCCGCCTGGACATTGACGCCGACATCGAACCGGCGGAGGTTACACCGGATCTGGTGGACGAGATAGCCCAGCTGGAGCCTTTTGGACACGGCAACCCCGAGCCGATGTTCCTGAGCCGGGGACTGACGATACTAGAGAAACGACGGGTGGGAACCGATGGTTCTCACTGGAAGCTGACCGTACGCGGCGAGGCGTTGCCGCCTACAGGGTGTATTGCCTTCGGAATGGGCGATTACGATGACCGCTTTGAGGTGGGAGATGAGGTGGACATGGTGTACACTCCGCAGTGGAACGAGTTCAACGGGCGTCGCGAAATCCAGCTTCAGGTGCATGATATCCGGCATAGCTCAGGTATAATGGAATAA